The nucleotide sequence AGAGTACGGCAAGCTTGCAAGCCTTTCGGAAGCACTTGAAGGCCTGATTGAAGAAGGCGCTTACATCAAGCGTGGTGAGCGTGTTCAGCCTGTTTCAAGCTTTGTTGATGCACTGAACTGGCTGATTAAAGAGTCTCGTCGTGGTCTGAGCCTGCAGCGATACAAAGGTCTGGGTGAGATGAACCCGGATCAGCTTTGGGAAACTACCATGGACCCTGATACCCGCCGTATGATGCAGGTTACTATCGAAGATGCGGTAGGTGCGGATCAGCTGTTCACCACTCTGATGGGTGATCAGGTTGAGCCTCGTCGTAACTTTATCGAAGAGAATGCGCTGAAAGTAGCAAACCTGGACGTATAGTATAAGGCCCTGGGTTTTTGGGCCCTTGGCCCTGGGAAAGAGCACTCCGGTTATGGGGTGCTTTTTTTATGCATGACAAACAGAGATAGAAGGCATAAAGTATATTAGCTTTCAATGATATGTCCGGAGATTGTGATGAAAGAGATGTGGGATAAGCGCTATAGCGATGATGATTATGCTTATGGTACTGAAGTAAACGACTTTGTCCGTGAGCAGTATTCTGAAATTCCGCAGGGTAAAGTACTTTGCCTGGCTGAAGGGGAAGGGCGTAATGCTGTTTTTCTGGCTGGAAAAGGGTATCAGGTTACCGCTATGGATCAGTCCACGTCTGGCCTGAAAAAAGCGGAGCAGTTAGCAGAAAAGCTGGGTGTGGAGATTGAAACCCAAGCGGCTGATCTGGCTGAGTTTGAGATTGAACCAGAAAGTGTGAGTGGCATTATTTCTATTGCCGGTCATGTTCCGCCTTTTATTCGCAAAAGAGTGCATGAGCAGGTGGTGAATGGTCTGGCTCCGGGTGGAATTTATCTTATTGAAGGTTATACAGCCAGGCATCTGGAGATGGAAGGAGCCGGTGGTCCGCCAGCAACCCAGATAGAAATGTTCTATGACCTTGAAGAGCTGAAACAAGAGCTATCCGGACTTGAGTTTATCCTTGCTCATGAAACAGAGCGCCATATGAGTGAAGGTAAATTCCATCAGGGTGACAGCGCTGTTGTGCAGATAGTGGCACGTAAGCCTTTGGTTTAAAGGCTATAAAAAAATTAAAGTTTTTTACGTTGAGCCCTTGAATCCCGATTTTACGGACCTATATTAAAAGTACAGGGGATGCCAAATGGACCTCTGAAACGCTTGTCCAGCCTGGTCGCTAAGCGAGAGGCAAAAAGGAAAGCACACAATTTAATACCGCAATCAGACAGACACGTCTAACAAGAGTGTACTGGGCTGACTACCTTAAACACCACAAATGTATCTGGTGACTTTAAGGCTATTGCTTATTTATGAGGATAGAATCATGAGAACTGTAGATTTCACACCACTATACCGTAACGCTATCGGCTTTGATCGTCTTTTTGACATGATGGAAGCGGGTAATAAAGCGGCGTCTAACGGCTACCCTCCATACAACATTGAGCAGCAGGACGAGAATAAGTACCGCATTACTATGGCGGTTGCAGGTTTTGCTGAAGAACAACTGGATATCACCCAGAAAGAAAACATGCTGATTGTTCGTGGCGAACAAAAATCCGATGAAAATAAAAAGTATGTTTATCAGGGTATTGCTGAGCGCAACTTTGAGCGTAAATTCCAGCTAGCGGACTACGTTAGAGTTATCGGTGCTTCAATGGAAAATGGCCTGCTTCATGTGGATCTGGAAAGAGAAATCCCTGAAGCGATGAAGCCACGTAAGATTGAAATTAATAATGGTAGCCTGATCGAGGGAAAGTAATTAACTAAACCCCGGTTAATATAGTAAGAGCGTCCGATTGGGCGCTCTTTTTGATTCATTTCTAACTCGTTGTGAAAAGCTTAGTGGTATTGTTCTTTGGTGTAGCAAGCCTTAGAGACTTTCTCCCCTGTAGATTTCAGTTTTTAATTCTATGATCTGATTCTGAATTGCTTCTTTGGGATTTGTTATCCGGTTCATTAACTGCTCTGCAGCAATTCTGCCAATCTCTTTTCTTGGGGTGATTACCGTTGCCAGCTTTGGGCTCATTACCGAAGTAATATCATTTCCGTGAAAACCAGCAATCGCCATATTGTCAGGAACACTTATCTGCTGGCGGGTACACTCAAAAAGAGCTCCGGCTGCCAGGACATCGTTGGTACAGAAGATTCCGTCGGTATCTGGGTGTTGGTTAATCACTTCCTGAAGCAGACATGCGCCTGTAGTAAAAGATGAAGCCTGTTTAGATGATAAAATTACAGGCTCAATACCGGCCTTTTTCATTGCATCTGAGTAGCCCTGAATCTTTTGTTTTGCGCGCTCATCCATTTTAGCAGCCAGATAAACGATATGTTTCTTACCTGACTTAATCATGGTATTTGTCATATCCAGACTGGCCCGGTAGTTATTGAATCCTACCGCTTGCTGAATCGGTGTCAGGGTTGAGTCCATTATTTCGACAATAGGAATGCCGGCAGCCTGCAACATACGTGTAGCGCGTTCGGTATGCAGGCTTTCTGAAAGAATGATGCCGTCTACATGATAGGAAAGAAGCGTTTCGATTCGCTTTTCTTCAGCCGTTTTGCTGTAGCCGTAATGAGTAAGCATTGCCTGATAGCCCTGAGGCTCGATAACACTTTCTATTCCCTTAATCACATCTTCAAAGACCTGATTCCCCAGCGAGGGAACCAATACACCAATAGAGTAGCTTTTTGCATTGGAAAGCAGATCCGGTGCCCGGTTTGGAATATAGCCCAGCTCTTCAACGGCTAAGGCTATTTTTTTCCCAACTTGCTCGGATACTTTTTCTGGATCTCGCAGATAGCGGCTAACCGTCATCTTGGTTACGCCGACTTTATCTGCAATGTCCTGAAGGGTTGGGCGGGCTTTTTTCATGTAAGAGGTTATTCCTGATAAGCCTTCTTCACTTCTTCAGCGATAACCTTAATTCCGTCACGCATCGCTTTTTCATCCTGAACATAGTTCATACGCAGGCACTGGCGGGTGTGTTCCCACTCGGCATCCTGGCCTATAAAGAAGTATTCACCCGGAACGATGAGTACGCCACGTGCTTTTAGTCGTTTATACAGTTCCATTGTCGGGATCGGCAGCTCATCAAACCAGAGCCACAGGAAGATAGCGCCTTCCGGCTTATGGATTTTAAACCTTGGATCGTCAATATGCTCTTTCAGAAGCTCTACAGCGTGCTGGGCTTTTTGCTGATAGAAAGGCTTAACAATCATCTGACTTAGCTGAAGCAGATCACCGGACTCAATCATATGTGCACCCAGTGCAGGACCAATACCGCTTGGAGCCAGGCTGACAATGCCATTCATATTAGTAATGGCCTGAGTCACTTCTTCGTTGGCGATAACAATACCGCAGCGAACCCCCGGCAGGCCGAGCTTGGAAAGGCTCATGCACAGGATAGTGTTTTCATTCCAGAAGGGTTTTACATCTTCGAAAATAATATTCGGGAAAGGGGTTCCGTAGGCATTATCAATAAGTAGAGGAACATTATTCGCGCGTGCCAGTTCATCTAACTTAACGATCTCTTCATCGGTCAGAACATTACCGGTTGGGTTTGTCGGACGTGATGCACAGATAGCCGCAATGGAATCATCGATTTTCAGGTTTTCAAAATCGACATGGTACTTAAACATACCGTTATCCAGCAGTGAGATTTCAGGCTTGTATGAGACAAAGATATCTTCGTCTAATCCTGAGTCGCCATAGCCGATATATTCCGGAGCCAGTGGCAGCAGAATTTTTTTATGAGAGCCGTCAGGCTGTGCGCCAGCAAACATATTGAACAGATAAAAGAAGGCACTCTGGCTACCGTTGGTCAGACTGATGTTCTTTTCAGAAACGTTCCAGCCGAAGGTTTCTTTCAGAAGATTTGCCAGAGCCTTAATAAAGGCATTTTTACCCTGAGGGCCGTCATAGTTAGCCATGGCTTCTATCAATTTTCCGTTTACCAGCATATCGCTGCTGGCCTGATGAAAATAATCGAGCATGGCAGGAATGGCGGCTGGGTTACCACCTCCGAGCATAATGGCGCCTGGCGTACGAAGTCCGTCATTTAGGTCGTCCATTAA is from Vibrio sp. JC009 and encodes:
- a CDS encoding class I SAM-dependent methyltransferase, whose protein sequence is MKEMWDKRYSDDDYAYGTEVNDFVREQYSEIPQGKVLCLAEGEGRNAVFLAGKGYQVTAMDQSTSGLKKAEQLAEKLGVEIETQAADLAEFEIEPESVSGIISIAGHVPPFIRKRVHEQVVNGLAPGGIYLIEGYTARHLEMEGAGGPPATQIEMFYDLEELKQELSGLEFILAHETERHMSEGKFHQGDSAVVQIVARKPLV
- a CDS encoding Hsp20 family protein encodes the protein MRTVDFTPLYRNAIGFDRLFDMMEAGNKAASNGYPPYNIEQQDENKYRITMAVAGFAEEQLDITQKENMLIVRGEQKSDENKKYVYQGIAERNFERKFQLADYVRVIGASMENGLLHVDLEREIPEAMKPRKIEINNGSLIEGK
- a CDS encoding substrate-binding domain-containing protein, with the protein product MKKARPTLQDIADKVGVTKMTVSRYLRDPEKVSEQVGKKIALAVEELGYIPNRAPDLLSNAKSYSIGVLVPSLGNQVFEDVIKGIESVIEPQGYQAMLTHYGYSKTAEEKRIETLLSYHVDGIILSESLHTERATRMLQAAGIPIVEIMDSTLTPIQQAVGFNNYRASLDMTNTMIKSGKKHIVYLAAKMDERAKQKIQGYSDAMKKAGIEPVILSSKQASSFTTGACLLQEVINQHPDTDGIFCTNDVLAAGALFECTRQQISVPDNMAIAGFHGNDITSVMSPKLATVITPRKEIGRIAAEQLMNRITNPKEAIQNQIIELKTEIYRGESL
- a CDS encoding valine--pyruvate transaminase, encoding MQFSKFGEKFTQYSGITQLMDDLNDGLRTPGAIMLGGGNPAAIPAMLDYFHQASSDMLVNGKLIEAMANYDGPQGKNAFIKALANLLKETFGWNVSEKNISLTNGSQSAFFYLFNMFAGAQPDGSHKKILLPLAPEYIGYGDSGLDEDIFVSYKPEISLLDNGMFKYHVDFENLKIDDSIAAICASRPTNPTGNVLTDEEIVKLDELARANNVPLLIDNAYGTPFPNIIFEDVKPFWNENTILCMSLSKLGLPGVRCGIVIANEEVTQAITNMNGIVSLAPSGIGPALGAHMIESGDLLQLSQMIVKPFYQQKAQHAVELLKEHIDDPRFKIHKPEGAIFLWLWFDELPIPTMELYKRLKARGVLIVPGEYFFIGQDAEWEHTRQCLRMNYVQDEKAMRDGIKVIAEEVKKAYQE